One Epinephelus moara isolate mb chromosome 20, YSFRI_EMoa_1.0, whole genome shotgun sequence genomic window carries:
- the LOC126408052 gene encoding P2Y purinoceptor 6-like isoform X2, with protein sequence MMGNSSTTSPPSSVNDSNISSNHSISGSHSFSHFWSMLLSFMDSYTEMMTQCHLETDKLGWLVVKIFILVTALPANAGLMWLLLKRRRAMTASEVLGLNVSLMDVLYCLCLPLDIYSTLHETSQMTSSIREALFALNLFGCPLLLTFMCLERYVAAARPVLYIRLGRWEYRAVLCACAWLFTLAVALLGYFVQMFTMALSMSVTISLLFLLMLLCLLGIVWVLCQSGPGEASGSSVPLKRRALKNIVAVMVPSVVAYSPLVALVPYVSVIVSQPTESVSPTQCTVLQVLLLFPNFGLFIGPTFYLSRFRRASCWAKVQQSPNSKTQTE encoded by the coding sequence ATGATGGGAAACAGCAGCACAACGTCTCCTCCATCATCTGTCAATGACTCCAACATCAGCTCCAACCACTCCATCAGCGGGAGCCACTCCTTCAGCCACTTCTGGTCTATGCTCTTGTCCTTTATGGACAGTTACACTGAGATGATGACCCAGTGTCACCTGGAAACTGATAAACTGGGCTGGTTAGTGGTGAAGATCTTCATACTGGTGACGGCCCTCCCAGCTAACGCAGGTTTGAtgtggctgctgctgaagaGGAGGCGAGCCATGACAGCGTCGGAGGTGCTGGGACTCAACGTGTCCCTCATGGACGTCCTGTACTGTCTCTGCCTGCCTCTAGACATTTACTCCACCCTACATGAGACCTCTCAGATGACCAGCTCCATCAGAGAGGCCCTGTTTGCGCTCAACCTGTTCGGCTGCCCGCTGCTATTGACCTTCATGTGTTTGGAGCGCTACGTGGCGGCAGCTCGGCCTGTCCTCTACATCAGGCTGGGGAGGTGGGAGTACCGGGCCGTGCTGTGTGCCTGTGCCTGGCTATTCACCCTGGCCGTGGCCCTGTTGGGGTACTTCGTCCAGATGTtcaccatggctctgtccaTGTCCGTCACCATCTCGCTGCTCTTCCTGCTCATGCTGCTGTGTCTGCTGGGGATCGTGTGGGTGTTGTGTCAGAGCGGCCCGGGCGAAGCTTCAGGGTCCAGCGTGCCGCTGAAGAGACGTGCTCTGAAGAACATTGTGGCGGTGATGGTGCCGTCAGTCGTGGCGTACTCTCCTCTGGTGGCTCTGGTCCCGTACGTGTCTGTGATCGTCTCCCAGCCCACAGAGAGCGTCAGCCCCACACAGTGTACCGTCCTGCAGGTCCTGCTGCTCTTCCCAAACTTCGGCCTGTTCATCGGCCCCACGTTCTACCTGTCCCGCTTCAGACGGGCGAGCTGCTGGGCCAAAGTGCAACAGAGCCCCAACTCCAAAACACAGACCGAGTAG